One region of Planctomycetota bacterium genomic DNA includes:
- a CDS encoding potassium channel protein, translated as MNIRNRIILGISLLLVVLAVGTIGYWYISGNFLDSLYMTVITAGTVGYGEIIDLSHSPGGRVFTIVFIVLSLVTIAVITSLLAASILEIELTGSLRRRKMNKDISKLSDHYIICGAGENGRHVIQELAKTLHPFVVIDVDQEALEKLAAAIPNLLYIKGDATDDESLLAAGVERALGVVTVLPSDKDNLYVTVMTKQYNSKVRVVALGVEDKAINKLKKVGADSVVAPSAIGGLRMASEMVRPYAVKFLDTMLRQTERTFRIEEIIVRKNASIIGKKLAETPFRDKFGLLILAVMRPDTDEIVYNPPADTILKEGNIVVALGDVAKIKGAAEFIHS; from the coding sequence ATGAATATACGTAACAGAATTATTCTCGGTATAAGCTTATTACTGGTTGTCCTGGCTGTCGGGACGATTGGTTATTGGTATATTAGCGGAAACTTTCTGGATTCTTTATACATGACGGTAATCACCGCCGGCACGGTCGGATACGGAGAAATAATAGACCTTTCCCACAGCCCGGGTGGCAGGGTTTTTACCATCGTATTCATCGTTCTTTCGCTCGTGACGATTGCCGTTATCACATCGCTCTTGGCAGCGTCAATTTTGGAAATAGAATTAACAGGTTCATTAAGGAGACGTAAAATGAATAAAGACATCAGCAAGTTATCAGACCATTACATTATCTGCGGGGCAGGGGAGAACGGGAGGCATGTTATCCAGGAACTGGCAAAGACACTCCATCCATTTGTGGTGATTGATGTTGACCAGGAGGCGCTGGAAAAGCTGGCGGCGGCTATCCCGAATCTTCTTTACATTAAAGGTGATGCCACGGATGACGAATCGCTCTTGGCGGCCGGAGTAGAACGGGCCCTGGGGGTTGTCACGGTGCTGCCTTCGGATAAGGATAATCTTTATGTCACGGTTATGACCAAGCAATATAACAGCAAAGTACGGGTGGTAGCTTTGGGTGTGGAGGATAAAGCCATCAATAAGCTTAAGAAAGTGGGGGCGGATTCCGTGGTGGCGCCTTCGGCAATCGGCGGATTGAGGATGGCTTCTGAAATGGTCAGGCCTTATGCGGTTAAATTCCTGGATACAATGCTCAGGCAGACCGAGCGGACATTCAGGATTGAGGAAATCATCGTCAGGAAGAATGCGTCCATAATCGGCAAGAAACTGGCGGAAACACCTTTTCGTGATAAATTCGGATTGCTGATACTGGCGGTTATGAGACCGGATACCGACGAGATAGTGTATAACCCGCCGGCGGATACAATTCTGAAAGAAGGCAATATAGTAGTCGCTCTGGGCGATGTCGCTAAAATCAAGGGAGCGGCTGAGTTTATTCATTCGTAA
- the miaB gene encoding tRNA (N6-isopentenyl adenosine(37)-C2)-methylthiotransferase MiaB, with protein sequence MNKLDSELMLEQFLSKGHKQTDTEKDADVILFNTCSVRKHAEDKVYDNLRMLKPLKDKNPRLIIGLVGCMAEKEKANALDKIPFLDIVCGPNQEEAISDTIDEIIQTRSRIIKTGDGESAGKSPIRTLGSLSAYVLAMKGCNNFCSYCVVPYVRGKETSRPLGEIVNEAKMLSEKGAKEIILLGQCISSYADRGSKLSHLLKAVHEMVRIKRIRFVTSHPAYTTEDIFKAIKDLPKVCPHLHMPAQSGSDKILKAMNRKYTRGDYLKLAEKARGIVPGIEIASDFIVGFPGETEADFEDTASLIREVGFLNSFVFKYSSRPGTAADKMADDVPYKVKQERNKILLDIQGKISEEKNRLLVGKEVEILAEGRSKTNVMTQTGRTMQNHIVIFNSTDDLTGQLVKIKITSSTALSLRGELT encoded by the coding sequence ATGAATAAGCTGGATTCGGAGCTTATGCTGGAGCAATTCCTGTCCAAAGGGCATAAGCAAACCGATACCGAGAAAGACGCCGACGTCATTCTTTTCAATACCTGCAGTGTCAGGAAGCACGCGGAAGACAAGGTGTATGATAATCTGCGCATGCTTAAGCCGCTTAAGGATAAGAATCCGCGCCTCATTATCGGATTGGTCGGTTGCATGGCGGAAAAGGAAAAGGCAAACGCCTTGGATAAAATACCGTTTCTCGATATCGTCTGCGGGCCGAATCAGGAAGAGGCTATTTCCGATACGATAGATGAAATAATCCAAACCAGGAGCAGGATTATTAAAACCGGGGACGGCGAATCAGCCGGCAAAAGCCCAATCCGTACGCTTGGCAGCCTTTCGGCATACGTCCTGGCGATGAAGGGATGCAATAATTTCTGCAGTTATTGCGTGGTGCCTTATGTCCGTGGAAAAGAGACCAGCCGCCCGTTGGGGGAAATAGTCAATGAAGCGAAAATGCTTTCCGAGAAAGGCGCCAAGGAGATTATCCTGCTTGGACAGTGCATCAGCTCCTATGCCGACCGTGGTAGTAAGCTTTCGCATCTCCTTAAGGCGGTCCATGAGATGGTTAGAATTAAACGAATCCGCTTTGTCACTTCGCACCCGGCTTATACGACCGAAGATATTTTTAAGGCGATAAAGGATTTGCCCAAGGTCTGCCCGCATCTACATATGCCGGCGCAATCCGGCTCGGATAAAATACTTAAGGCGATGAACCGGAAGTATACAAGGGGCGATTACCTAAAGCTCGCGGAAAAGGCGAGGGGAATCGTGCCAGGAATAGAAATCGCCAGCGATTTTATCGTCGGTTTTCCGGGAGAGACCGAAGCGGATTTTGAGGATACGGCAAGCCTTATCAGGGAAGTGGGATTCCTTAACAGCTTTGTCTTTAAGTATTCTTCCCGACCCGGAACCGCGGCGGATAAAATGGCCGATGATGTGCCTTATAAGGTAAAACAGGAAAGGAACAAGATACTTTTGGATATACAGGGCAAGATATCTGAGGAGAAAAACAGGCTTTTGGTCGGAAAAGAGGTGGAAATACTGGCTGAAGGCAGGAGCAAAACCAATGTAATGACCCAGACTGGGCGCACAATGCAGAATCATATCGTGATATTCAATTCTACTGATGATTTAACGGGACAACTGGTTAAGATTAAAATAACCTCATCCACCGCCTTAAGCCTGCGCGGTGAGTTGACCTGA
- a CDS encoding sodium:calcium antiporter translates to MERFKHILWLVVSLGLIGQQTVLKALGIHLGPGWEALVPGLAIFGAAFMLSWAAELAQMEIPQTLALAFLALIAVLPEYAVDLYFAWSAGTDPKYIHYATANMTGANRLLIGLGWPVVLFAYWFATKKKHIDLEPGHRIELFALLAATFYSFFIPIKGSIQLIDSVVLLAIFIFYIIAASKAHHVEPELEGPVELFSKGSRLYRCIVTLAFFAISGFTIYISAEPFAEGLIASGKTWGVDEFILVQWLAPLASESPEFIVAIIFATRAMAGASLGTLISSKVNQWTLLIASLPIAYTLAGGSIWGMELDKQQIEEIFLTAGQSLFAIFILSNFRFSMLEAFALLILFSTQLVIPLLFPSIFPNMPEADLKALEIKARLFYGGFYIALSILMIMLSHNRRNAILSLIRPKRK, encoded by the coding sequence ATGGAACGCTTTAAGCATATTTTGTGGCTGGTTGTGTCCTTGGGATTAATCGGACAGCAGACCGTTTTAAAGGCGCTCGGGATTCACTTGGGTCCCGGTTGGGAGGCGCTGGTTCCGGGCTTGGCAATCTTCGGCGCGGCGTTTATGCTTTCCTGGGCGGCGGAGCTTGCCCAGATGGAAATACCACAAACCTTGGCCTTGGCGTTCCTGGCGCTTATCGCGGTGCTCCCTGAATACGCGGTGGATTTATATTTTGCCTGGTCAGCCGGAACCGACCCGAAATACATCCATTACGCCACCGCCAATATGACCGGGGCGAACAGGCTCTTAATAGGCTTGGGCTGGCCGGTGGTGCTCTTTGCCTACTGGTTTGCCACTAAGAAAAAGCATATCGATCTTGAGCCGGGACACCGGATAGAACTCTTCGCGCTTCTGGCGGCGACTTTCTATTCCTTTTTCATCCCGATAAAAGGGAGCATCCAGTTAATCGATTCGGTCGTGCTCCTGGCAATCTTTATATTTTACATCATCGCGGCAAGCAAGGCGCACCATGTCGAGCCTGAGCTGGAAGGGCCGGTCGAGCTTTTCAGCAAGGGCTCAAGGCTGTATAGATGTATAGTGACGCTGGCGTTCTTTGCCATTTCCGGATTCACGATTTATATTTCCGCCGAACCGTTTGCCGAAGGGCTTATCGCCAGCGGAAAGACCTGGGGGGTGGATGAGTTTATCCTGGTCCAGTGGCTGGCGCCGCTGGCTTCGGAATCGCCCGAGTTTATCGTGGCGATAATATTCGCCACACGCGCCATGGCCGGGGCATCGCTCGGGACGCTTATTTCTTCCAAGGTCAACCAGTGGACGCTTCTTATTGCCTCTCTGCCGATAGCCTATACTTTAGCCGGCGGCTCAATCTGGGGTATGGAGCTGGATAAACAGCAGATTGAAGAGATATTCCTGACCGCGGGCCAATCGCTCTTCGCCATATTCATACTTTCCAATTTCCGTTTTTCCATGCTGGAGGCGTTCGCGCTTTTAATACTCTTTTCCACCCAGCTGGTTATTCCGTTGCTTTTCCCTTCGATATTCCCGAATATGCCGGAAGCGGATTTGAAGGCCCTTGAAATAAAGGCGCGGCTCTTTTACGGGGGATTTTACATCGCGCTGTCAATACTGATGATAATGCTTTCCCATAACCGGCGCAACGCGATTCTTTCACTCATCCGTCCGAAAAGAAAATAA